In Gymnogyps californianus isolate 813 chromosome 1, ASM1813914v2, whole genome shotgun sequence, the following are encoded in one genomic region:
- the PDXP gene encoding LOW QUALITY PROTEIN: chronophin (The sequence of the model RefSeq protein was modified relative to this genomic sequence to represent the inferred CDS: inserted 1 base in 1 codon; deleted 2 bases in 1 codon) has translation MASCRRLSGAGLREVLGPAQGLLFDCDGVLWAGERAVPGAPELLERLRRSGKAALFVSNNSRRSVAELERRFSRLGFRGVRAEHVFSSALCSALFLRQRLLGGGGEGNGSGGGRVFVLGGEGXRGEVRDAGLRLAGEGEPAPGAAEPVRAVLVGYDDQFTFAKLAQACGYLRDPQCLLVATDPDPWHPLSDGQRTPGTGSLTAAVETASGRKALVVGKPNTYMFDCIVERFGVDPSRTLMVGDRLETDILFGKNCGLSTILTLTGVSRLEEAQAYMAHSAAAKDLVPNYYVDSIADLIPGLDE, from the exons atgGCGAGCTGCCGGCGGCTGAGCGGCGCGGGGCTGCGGGAGGTGCTGGGCCCGGCGCAGGGGCTGCTCTTCGACTGCGACGGCGTCCTGTGGGCGGGCGAGCGCGCCGTCCCCGGCGCCCCCGAGCTGCTGGAGCGGCTGCGGCGCAGCGGCAAGGCCGCCCTCTTCGTCAGCAACAACAGCCGCCGCTCCGTGGCCGAGCTGGAGCGGCGCTTCAGCCGCCTCGGCTTCCGCGGCGTCCGCGCCGAGCACGTCTTCAGCTCCGCGCTCTGCTCCGCGCTCTTCCTCCGCCAGCGCctcctcggcggcggcggcgaggggaACGGGAGCGGGGGTGGCCGCGTCTTCGTGCTGGGCGGCGAGG TGCGCGGCGAGGTGCGCGACGCCGGCCTGCGCCTGGCGGGCGAGGGCGAGCCGGCGCCCGGCGCCGCCGAGCCGGTGCGGGCCGTCCTGGTGGGCTACGACGACCAGTTCACCTTCGCCAAGCTGGCGCAGGCCTGCGGCTACCTGCGCGACCCGCAGTGCCTCCTGGTGGCCACCGACCCCGACCCCTGGCACCCGCTCAGCGACGGCCAGCGCACCCCCG ggACCGGCAGCCTCACAGCCGCGGTGGAAACTGCTTCGGGCCGCAAGGCGCTGGTGGTGGGGAAACCGAACACATACATGTTTGATTGCATCGTGGAGCGTTTCGGCGTCGACCCGTCCCGCACCCTCATGGTGGGAGACCGTCTGGAGACAGATATCCTCTTCGGCAAGAACTGCGGCCTCTCCACCATCCTCACCCTGACAGGTGTCTCCCGCCTGGAAGAGGCGCAGGCCTACATGGCC CACAGTGCCGCTGCCAAGGATCTGGTGCCCAATTACTATGTGGACAGCATTGCAGACTTGATACCGGGCCTGGATGAGTAG